A genomic segment from Gavia stellata isolate bGavSte3 chromosome 4, bGavSte3.hap2, whole genome shotgun sequence encodes:
- the ATF4 gene encoding cyclic AMP-dependent transcription factor ATF-4, with protein MSLLNNEMLLGDSLSPFSQPCSVAEESLGLLDDYLEVAEPLSSHGFSSDKAKAVSSNWLAVDSLGNTIDSSQEDAFSGMEWMVEKMDLKEFDFDALLGMEHLEATVSPDELMATLEDTCDLLFNPTIQEFHNKEPPLITDLITHLPESPIGADPMAPLASLWSFPLSPGSLTSTPDHSFSLELGSEVDVLEGERKQEGPTFVVVITKSEKEEENHSDDSGICMSPDSYLGTPQHSPTNSVGSPNDNQFPTDANCGSVRSKPYDHPAEKVVSAKMKGEKKIDKKLKKMEQNKTAATRYRQKKRAEQEALSGECRELEQKNQALKEKADSLSKEIQYLKDLIEEVRKAKGKRARVPE; from the exons ATGAGCCTCTTGAACAACGAGATGCTGTTGGGGGATTCATTATCCCCCTTCAGCCAGCCGTGTTCGGTGGCTGAGGAAAGTCTGGGACTCCTAGATGACTACCTGGAGGTGGCCGAGCCCCTCAGTTCGCATGGGTTCTCCAGCGACAAGGCTAAGGCAGTCTCCTCCAATTGGCTTGCTGTGGACAGTTTAGGCAACACCATAGATAGCAGCCAGG AGGATGCCTTCTCTGGCATGGAGTGGATGGTGGAGAAGATGGATCTGAAGGAATTTGATTTTGATGCCCTGTTAGGTATGGAACATCTGGAAGCCACCGTCTCACCAGACGAGCTGATGGCCACGTTGGAAGACACGTGTGATCTCCTATTTAACCCTACCATCCAGGAATTTCACAACAAAGAACCTCCACTGATAACTGACCTAATTACCCATCTCCCTGAATCTCCAATTGGAGCAGATCCAATGGCCCCATTGGCTTCCCTTTGgtcttttcccctctccccagggtCTCTGACTTCGACTCCAGACCATTCATTTAGTTTAGAACTAGGTAGTGAAGTGGATGttctggaaggagaaagaaaacaggagggCCCCACCTTTGTGGTAGTGATCACCAAGTctgagaaagaggaggagaaccATTCTGATGATAGTGGAATATGCATGAGCCCAGACTCCTACCTGGGAACGCCCCAACATAGTCCTACCAATTCAGTTGGATCCCCCAATGACAACCAGTTCCCTACAGATGCCAACTGTGGCTCTGTGCGGTCCAAACCATATGATCATCCTGCAGAGAAGGTAGTGTCAGCAAagatgaaaggagaaaagaaaatagataaGAAATTGAAAAAGATGGAGCAGAATAAGACGGCTGCTACGCGTTACCGGCAGAAGAAGAGGGCAGAACAGGAGGCACTGTCTGGGGAGTGCAGAGAGTTGGAGCAAAAGAATCAGGCCCTGAAGGAGAAAGCAGATTCCCTTAGTAAGGAAATTCAGTACTTAAAAGATCTGATTGAAGAGGTCCGCAAGGCCAAGGGCAAAAGAGCTAGAGTCCCTGAGTAG